In one Micromonospora polyrhachis genomic region, the following are encoded:
- a CDS encoding glycine cleavage system protein R, whose protein sequence is MNELAITVIGQDRPGIVADVAEVLARVGANLTDSTMTRLRGHFAMTLVCTGPTAAEAEAALAPLAEDGPLLTTVRVVGGESASTATGEPYLMAVHGADRLGIVAAVTRVLAEAGGNVTDLTTRLTGPLYVLVAEVDLPPGTADDLSRRLTEVATGLGVVVTLRRADSDLL, encoded by the coding sequence ATGAACGAGCTCGCGATCACCGTGATCGGCCAGGACCGACCCGGCATCGTGGCCGATGTCGCGGAGGTGCTCGCCCGGGTGGGCGCGAACCTCACCGACTCGACCATGACCCGGCTGCGGGGCCACTTCGCCATGACCCTCGTGTGTACCGGCCCGACCGCCGCCGAGGCCGAGGCCGCGTTGGCCCCACTCGCCGAGGACGGGCCGCTGTTGACCACGGTACGGGTGGTCGGCGGTGAATCGGCCAGTACGGCGACTGGCGAGCCCTACCTGATGGCGGTGCACGGGGCCGACCGGCTGGGCATCGTGGCTGCGGTGACCCGGGTGCTGGCCGAGGCCGGGGGAAACGTGACCGACCTGACCACGCGTCTCACTGGGCCGCTCTACGTTCTCGTGGCCGAGGTGGACCTGCCACCTGGGACGGCCGACGACCTGTCCCGGCGACTCACCGAGGTCGCCACCGGGCTCGGCGTGGTGGTGACCCTGCGCCGCGCGGATTCGGATCTGCTGTGA
- a CDS encoding peptide deformylase: MTGGEYTGLGDWTPEALGEPGQVRPVVTAPSQVLGQAGAEVDPTDREVVRLAADLIATMRVSPGCVGLAAPQVGVGAQVFAVDVTGHPKAVTVHGTFVLCNATIVEASRTRPGREGCMSVPDLTGDVKRASRLVVAGFLPGTGAPVRLVTDGFEARALQHEIDHCSGLLFLDRVAGAHAVYQRKVYQ; this comes from the coding sequence GTGACCGGCGGCGAATACACCGGTCTGGGTGACTGGACACCGGAGGCGTTGGGTGAGCCGGGGCAGGTACGGCCGGTCGTCACCGCCCCGAGTCAGGTGCTGGGGCAGGCTGGAGCCGAGGTGGACCCGACGGACCGGGAGGTGGTCCGGCTCGCCGCCGACCTGATCGCCACCATGCGCGTCTCGCCCGGCTGCGTGGGGTTGGCCGCGCCGCAGGTCGGGGTCGGTGCACAGGTCTTCGCGGTCGACGTGACCGGGCACCCGAAGGCGGTCACCGTGCACGGGACGTTCGTGCTGTGCAACGCGACGATCGTCGAGGCCAGCCGGACGCGACCCGGTCGGGAAGGGTGCATGTCCGTGCCCGACCTGACCGGTGACGTCAAGCGGGCGAGCCGGCTGGTGGTGGCCGGTTTCCTACCCGGTACCGGGGCTCCGGTACGACTGGTGACGGACGGCTTCGAGGCCCGCGCCCTGCAGCACGAGATCGACCACTGTTCCGGTCTGCTCTTCCTCGACCGGGTCGCCGGAGCGCACGCCGTCTATCAACGCAAGGTCTACCAGTGA